CGCCTACCGTCAGCCCCTTACCAAGAGTGAGGTCGATGCCGTCCGCGGCGTTAACAGCGGTGAAGTTGTGAACTCGCTCGTCGAACGCGGTTTTGTTGATATGGTAGGACGCAGCGAAGCAATTGGGAAACCAATTCTGTACGGCACCACCGAAGAATTCCTGCGATTGTTTGGCTTAAACTCACTCTCGGACCTGCCCAAACTGCGCGAAATAGATGAGTTGTTGAAAACCGCTACCAGTATAGTAGAGGCCGATGACACAATTTCACTAATCCCTGACCATCGCCTTCTGCGCCGCCAACTGGCCGACCTGCTTGAGCAGGGGCGGACACAGCCATTAGAACCCGGTTCGGAAGAAACTCCTGAAGTCCCGACAGATCCTACAGAGTAATTGGTAATTTTCCGGTTTTATTATTATAATTTTTGGGGTCTATACGAAAAAAAAAGAAATAGTGGACCAAAACAATTCCGATATCCACCACCGCAGGTCTTTACGATTCAAAGGGTACGATTATACACACGAAGGCTTATACTTTATTACCATTTGTACTCAGGATAGGAAATGTCTGTTTGGCAGGGTGGTGAACAGCAAAATGAAATAGAACGATGCTGGTAAAATAGCCAATCAATGTTGGTTAAACATTCCCAACCATTTTCCGGATGTGGTTCTACACGAATATGTGGTCATGCCCAATCATATTCACGGAATCATTGAAAAAACCGGATCAAAAACCGTTGGGTCGAAAAACTTTTCGCTCCTACCGTCGCGTCCGAATGGTACATCAAAAACCATAGGTTCAATCGTACGCGGATTTAAAAATGGTGTTACAAAATGGATGCGGCAAAACACAAATATTTATGATGTGTGGCAACGTATTTATTATGAGCATATCATCCGCGATGAACAGTCGTACGATCGTATTGCAGAATACATCAAAAACAACCCTGCCAATTGGCGGGATGATGAATTCCATACGTAGGGGCGAAAAATTTTTTGCCCCAAAACATTACGCCCGATGAAATGATGACGGACAAAACCGGTGCGAAAAATACCGGATCAAAAACCGTAGGGGCGAAAAATTTTTCGCCCCAAACATATCGACCCAAAACATTACGCCCAATGAAATGAAATCGGTGCGAAAAAAATCGGACCAAACTAGGGGCGAAAAATTTTTCGTCCCTACTACTATTTCTACTCAGGTATTGGAAAATCAGAAAAATAGTTGTATTATGGCACGCAACTGTTGTTCATTCTTTTGAGGAGACTTGTTATGAACTCTCTCTCTCTCTCTCTCTCTCTCTCTCTCTCTCTGAGACCCTTACGTGCCAGCGATGGCTCAGGATTGTTGCAAGAATTGTAGTGCTGTTGTTTATGGTGCCTGCAATAAGTATTGGTGTTTGGGGGCAAACCCACACCCCAATCTATCCGGGAGTGCTGGGGGAGCCGGTTAACTATTGGTGTGCCTGGCCTCCTCCCACAGATGGTTGTGAAGATCCGGATTTTCCGTTTTCACCGGCACCGTTTCGGAGTTACCGCAGAGAGTTATGGGTGCCTGTTTCTCAAAATCCGCCTTGTTATTTTAGGGTAATAGTTTACGGCAATAAGCGGTGTGCTGACTTTGAGCTGCTTGATATAGCTTGGATGAATGATTTCATGCCACCTGGGTGCATGACAAGTCAGCAGCTGCATCAACAGTACCAGCAGGGAGACCTGGTCGATAAAATTCAAAGAGAATTGTATAGGCTTTTTGCACTGGAAGGGGAAAACCATCTGACGAAACCGCAAGCGATTCCCTTTTGTCCCGAGAAGCTGACTTATAGAACAGCCGTTGAATCACCTTGCAGAAAGCTGGTTGTGTACTGGATTAATTCGAACAATTTTGTAGATCCGGGATCGATGTCGGGATATATTAGAATTGAGTACGATCCCACAAAGCCGTGGTCGTGGTACGAAGCGCAAAAGCCCAATCCCACAGCGTATGCTCAAATGGTGATGGAACGATGCAACATAAGCGGTTGCTGTATGAGATATGTGTATGTCTGTAGAACCGGTGACAGTGAACATGAAATAATTGTTACTGCCAGTGAACAGATTGGAGATCCATTTAGCTGCTGGCGGCCACCATACGATGAGAATTGTAAGGTAATTTGGTGTAATGAGTATCAATAATCATCAATGCAACTTGAAAGGTGTTTTATGAAAAGCCAAGGTACTTTCTGCTTAGTTGTATGCATTTTATTGATGACAGTAGTTGTGATTAATACGCCAGCTCAAATGCTTGAGCGCATAACCGGCTACTCGTTTACCGGTGACTGGTATCAAACTACACCAATATCCGATAATGAATACATTATTGCTGCCGGCTATGCGAGGCTTATTCGGTGGAACGTAGATGACCGAACCTTCACCAAGTTGCCAGAAATACCGTGTATGGCACTGACATCGTTTGCTGCCTATGGCGACTCATGGTATCTAGGAACCTGGAACGGAACCTTGCTTATTTCTACGAACCAGGGTGTAAGCTGGGAGGAACTTTATACGTTTGATACAGGAATGATGGGAGTATGGGTGTTTCACGCAACCGGCCAAAAGGTGTACGGTTTGGTTGGTGATGCCGTGTTTATCTATGATACACAAACAAAGAAAGTAAGCGTGGTACTTCAGGATCAGCCGGGCAGATATACGTGTCTTGATGTGCATGGTCAGGTACTTACCGTTGCGGGAATGACCGGAAAGGTTGTACAAAGCCATGATGATGGTGCTACGTGGGAAGTCCTGCAGTCTGACAGTGCGAACAGGATATCAGCAATCTGCAGGGTTGACGATACAACCATTGTTTTTGGCGGCAGTGCTACCCGGATGTGGACTTCGTATGATAACGGCCGCAGCATGACCTACCACACGGTTCTAAGTTCGATGTATTATAATGAAAATGATATTCCAAATATAGAGCATAGTAAAATACTCAGCATCGTGTACACCGGTGGTAGGCTGATGGCTGTTGGCCAGATGGCAAAGCTCATGGACTTGCCACACCGTTATGGTTTGTACGTTTCAACGAGCCAGGGGCAGAATTGGGAGATGAAAACGCTACTGGAAACCCCGCAGGAGCTTCCGGTGCGGTTTCAGATTGCTAATGCAATACTACCACGATCAGACGGATCGGTTTACGTCGTAGAGCCGGCTTTTGACGAAGATGGTACTGTTCGAATTACCAGGATTTCGATTAATTATAAAGCAAACACTGATACACTGTTCTTTAATCTGAACGTCATGGATCCGAATCCGGTGCCAAATAGTAAAAATCTGCCCTATATTGGCAGGTATTTGTTGACAACGGATGGAACTCTGTATCGCCTTGTAATTGTTATAACTGTTTTAGATGACAAGTCCGATAATTACAGTAAAAATGAGTATCTGAATATAATCCAAAAAAGTACCGATCGGGGTGTGACATGGATAACTACCGGTGAATTAACAACAGATCTGCGGATTAACTCATGGTATATTGGCGACGGTAATATATACGTGTATTTGGCTTCTGGAGGTGAGTCACCTCCTTATCTGGCAGTTTCTACCGACGGCGGTTTGACGTTTACTATCTCCAAACCGGTCACGAGTTTATTGAGTAAAATAGTGGGTGATGTGCATGGCCGGCAGACGATTGGGTACTCAGGCTATAGTAACGACACTGTCGGCTCGGTAATCCAATCAGGGTTGCTGTTTGATGTGCAAAAAGACGGAACATGTACCCGTATCGAACTGCCGAAGCTTGCAGAAAAATTATCGGTCAGTGAGCCTGTGATATACAAAGACTCTCTATACCTAGCAGTATGCGAGTTTGATGAGGATGGTAGGGTTGCTCACGCTTGGATACTCTCAAGTTCGCTTCCTGTTTCCGACTGGAAGGTACACCTGATCCCATTTGGGTTTGATAATTTACAACCGTTTGTCAGAGTATCTTTATGGACTGTAACGGATAGGCATATCTATCTAAAATCGGGTCAGCTTCATGTGGCAGATTTCGATGCTGAATCCGGAACGGTGACGGAACAGAATGTCATGCCTGAAGTTGATCTTACAGATCCCTGGAATCAGGCTGTGCAACTGTCGAACTTTGTAGCATTTGACGATTATTTGTTTTTTACGATAGGTCAGACAATAAAGGTACGTTCAAGGTATGAAACCCAATGGCATTCTATTTCCCGCTGTTACGGTCCCGAGTCCGGTTTTTATATAAACATCTTTCAATTGGATTCGGTAACCTGGTTTGTTGCACGTCCCGATGCACTGTACCACCTACATCTTGATGCTCCCGCTACATCGGTATCCGAGTACCCGCAGCAGGAGAGTGATGTTCGCAGCATCGTAATTCAGCGCGATCAGCCGCTGCAGCTTGATAATGCTACGATTACAGCGGTACTTTATACAAACACCGGTGAAGCAGTGGCTACGATACCGGTAGTGAACGGGGTACCGTATGAGGTGCCGGTGTCACAGTTTGCACCAGGCGTGTACTACCTTGTTGAGAAAACACCGCAACAGCCCCGGCTGACAAAGGTTATGGTTACGCCGTAGTAATGTCCAGCTCAAGATTGTCGTAAGCAAGGGCTACGCCCACAGGGAGCCTCGCCGATGTTTCGGTGTGCAGTACCTGGTGTGCGATATGCGTGAGGTAGGTTTGGCCTGGCTGTAGTTGCTCAATAATGTGGAGTGACTCCGGTATTGAAAAATGCGTAGGGTGTTTCTTCCAGCGTAACCCGTCCAATATCAGCGTGTCCAAGCCCCTTAACAGTTCCATTGAAGAGGATGGAATGTTGTTGGTGTCGGTACAGTAAGCAAGGTTACCAATACGGTATCCGTTCACATTCATCGATCCATGTAGCAATGGTATAGGGGTTATTGGAATATCGCCGATGGTGAAGGGGGCTTGGGTAATGGTGTTCAGATGGACGTTCGGCGTGGAGGCGCCGGTGGGCTGCACTAAGCCAAACGCGTAGGGAAAGGTTGACCGGATAACGGCAAGCGTTTCGTTGGTACCGTACACTTCCACAGGGCTGCCGGAGCGGAACGAGTACGGGCGCAGGTCATCGAACCCACCGATATGATCGTAATGATGGTGGGTATAAACAACACCGTGGATATCCAGTACGGTATGAGTGAGCATCTGCTGCCTGAAGTCCGACGATGTATCAATCACAACTGTCGTTGTGTTAGAGCGTATTAACAGCGATGTTCGCAGTCTTTTATCATGAGGATCGGTGCTCAGACATGTATCGCATGTGCACGACACCGTTGGCACACCGGTACTGGTACCGCTTCCAAGGATAACGGCCTTCATTACACGTGACGTTCTGCATGGTATGAGCTGCGGACGAGCGGCCCGCTTTCAACATAACCAAAGCCCATTTCCAACCCGATTTCCTTGTACTTACGGAACTCATCGGGGTGAACATACCGGTCAACCGATGTGTGGTTCTTGGTTGGCTGCAGGTACTGTCCCAGGGTTAAAACATCTACGCCAATTTGAACAATATCTTCCATCGTGCGGACAACCTCGTCGAAGGTTTCACCCAGACCAAGCATGATCCCGGTTTTCGTACGAAGGCCGGCTTTTTTACTTTCGGCCAGAACATTCAGTGACCAATCGTAGCGAGCCTGCGGACGCACGTACTTGTACAGGCGGGGAACGGTTTCGGTATTATGTCCCATGATATCGGGCATTGTCCGAAACACTCTGTGCATATTATCAAGATTGTTCTTAAAATCAGGAATCAGCAGCTCTATTGTGGTTTTCGGCGCCAGTGCCCTGATAGCACGAACCGTGTCGGCCCAGATTTCAGAACCGCCGTCCTTTAAATCGTCACGGTTCACGCTGGTAACCACGGCATGCTGAAGTTTCATTGCAACAACCGCCTCTGCAACGCGGCGTGGCTCGTCAAGGTCAACCGGCAAAGGCCGTCCGGTACGCACAGCACAGAACGAACACGATCGCGTGCAGGTATCGCCGTGAATCATGAACGTAGCAGTACCTGCATTCCAGCATTCGGTAATGTTTGGGCAGCGTGCTTCTTCACACACCGTATGCAGGGCTTTAGAGCGCATCATTCCCTTTACGCGGGCGTAGTCTTCGCCACCGGGGGCTTTTACTTTAAGCCATTCCGGACGTCGGGGAGCGGGGACAGTTGTTTCAGTTGTCTGGTTACTCATGGTAATGGTTTCAATAAGGCCGGATACAGTTTTTTAGCCATATCGGGCACGACATCAAGGACAGTTTCCGGCGTTTTATAAAGATTTTTAGCTTGGTATTCAGGATCTGCCATCTTAAACTCAACATCGTACACGTATGCATTCATGAGTACACGTCCGCCACGACGGAAGAAATTACCCTGAACCACCTTGTCGGCCTTTAATTTTGCTACAGCGCGCCACACATCGCTTTCAAACTGGACATTGGTAGGGTCCAGGTTGAACTCGCTGGTTACCAGGTCAACAGAATCCTGCGGAATCATCACGAAGGCAGTTTGTGCGGGATCGGTATTGACCAGCATACGTCGGAGCGAATCGGCAAGATCGAACGACCATACATTCAGGCTCACTTCGCCGTCCATATTGCGGAAGGGGAGCACTACCACTCTGGTTTGAGCAACAGCGGGGAGCAGAAAACCTGCAGTGATACCAGCAAGGAGTGTCCACCAGATTGTTTTATTCATGATTCCACCTATTCATAATGCGATACTGAGTTACAAACGTTTTTGTAGTTCACCAAGCAGATCTTCAAGGTGCTTCAGCAGGACCTGAGCCCCTTCCCAGTCTCCGGATTTACAGCATTCAATAATATCTTTTCCGAGTGGGGCAAGATGGGTAAAACCAAACTGTGCAAAAGAGCCTTTAATGGTGTGACCCAGGCGATACAACGCTTCCGGATCGGATTTGGTTACGAATAACGAGTGAGCATCGTGTAAATCCGACAGCCATTGCTGGGTAAACAGTGGCAACAGGTCAGCCAGTACCGGGTCAGTAGGCAGTGTATCGGGAAGGCGATATGGAACAGATGATGGGTTTGACATGGGAAGACTCCTGTAAGCCGAATTCTGTCTGCTTCACCGTAGTGAAGGAGGCAGCCATTTATCTGGGACTGCCGTTGCCGGCAGCCTCGAGCGATCTACCCGGAATGTTGCCGTGAGGCGGTGTTGGACGTCACCTGTGCCGAAGCACACACATGCCTGCTTGATCTTGCTCCGCACGGGGTTTGCCGAGCCGGATGGTCGCCCATCCGCTGGTGGGCTCTTACCCCACCATTTCACCCTTACCCGCCGGGGCGGGCGGTATCTTTCTGTTGCACTTTCCGTCGGCTTTGCTGTTCCCAGCATTACCGCCTTTCTGTTAGGAAGCGTGCTGTCCAACGGAGTTCGGACTTTCCTCATGGCGTGTTGCGCCACGCGGCTGCCCGTTGTCCCCCCGTGTCAAACCAATCATCCATTCTCTTCTTCAAATGCTGTTTCAACTTCGGTGATAACATCTTCGGTGACCAAAATACGACCGCAGTTCTCACAGGTGTACATTTTGTCGTGATTATGTTTCATTTCCATTATGCGCTGGCTTGGTATTGCCGAGAAGCAGCCGCTGCACGAATCGCGTCGGATCGAAACAATTGCTTCGTGATGAAACGTCCGAATCCGCTCGTATTCGGCTTCGAGTGAGTCATCGATCGCAGCAATTGTCTGTAACCGCTGACTTATAAACTTCTTTAGTTCTTCGCCTGTATCGCCTTGCATTACTTCTAGCTCTTTCCGTTTATCGTCGAGCGCCTGTTGAGCTGTGTTGACCTCGGCCTGCTGAGCATCGCGTGTGGCGTGCAGATTCTCGTCGGTAACACCAATCGTTCGCAGTTTTTCTTCAAGCTCAGCACGCTCGTTCTTGATGAACTCGATTTGCTTGGTAATAGCGTCGAACTCCTTGTTGTTGCGCACCTTGAACTGCTGACTTGAAAGTTTTGTTTCCTTATCGTTGAGCTCCAGGATGGTCACATGACCTGTTCCGTTAAGATGCTCAATCTCCTTAATCTTTTCAACTGTTTCAGACAAGGCGTTCAGTTTTTGTTCAAGAACGTCCTCCAACTGTTTTACTTGTACCGGAAGGTCGCCTAACTCTTCTCGTAATTCGTCAAGGTGCTGGTCGATTAGCGAGAGGCGGAAAAGGAGTTTAATTTGGTCGTTCATAGACATCCTGATTACTGTTGAAAAGCGTTTGTAGTTAAGGACTGTAATACTGTACAGGGTTTGTGATAATCTGAGAAGTGTGAAATCTGATGTGGGGACATAGTGACTGAAGCTCAGAGGTCAGAGCATGAGGCACAAATTGTTCCATTTCAAAATGCCCAGGGTCGATGATGGCTATTTGGTCTTTAGCAGCCATAAACGAATGATATTTAACATCTGCGGTGATGAATACGTCGGCACCGGCAGCCACTGCGTCACCGTAATACGAGAAACCTGAGCCCCCTACCATTGCCACAGTATGGATATGGTCGCGGCTGCCGGCAGAAAACCGTACCGGATTGCCACAAACGGTAGCCACAGTATGCACGAAATCCATCAACGGTACCGGCTGGCGTGTCTGTGCAACGATACCCATATTCTCCTGTGGCGCAGCACGAAGAACCCGCATCTGCAATAAGCCCAGCTTACTGCAGAGGAGGGCATTGGTTCCCTGCGGATACACGTCGAATGCAGTATGAACGCAGATCAGTGATAGATCTGCCCTAATCAGCTTTGATACCAGCCTGCCCGTTCTGTCGGATAACGCAATGCGGTGCAGTGGACTGTACACCAACGGATGGTAACTAACGATAGTATCAACTCCCAGCGCCTCGGCTTCTTCTATCACCGCATCAGTTACATCGAGTGTAACCATGACCTCCAAAACGTTGTTTCGGGTATTCTCTACCTGGAGTCCCACCGGGTCGCCGCTAACGGCTACGTGTAATGGGAGTACTGACTCAATTGTGCTTAGGAATGAATGCACCTGCATCGGACAGCAAATTTACGGAACTGAATGGTGTTCATGCGCAATGCGTGGCTGAAACCAGCGTAATTTTGTTTCAATGAAAATCATGAGTGCAGTTTTGCATTGGTCGGTATCACCACGGATGTGGGGGCTGCTGATGTGCATGGTGTTTGTTGTTTGCTGTCAGGTAACGCTGCAGGCACAGAAAACCGGTGAGCAGCCTCCACCTGATGACAGCGTTATCGTCTTCAGTCCTGCACTGCCTCTGCTCACTGACGAAGCGGCCGCAAAAGCAGCCATCGTTCATACGGGTGGTTTTAACCTTTTGTTTTCGCAGTCAGGATGGGGGGCAGGGGGCTTTTACTCATACAGGCTGGGCGACAACAGCTCGATTGTTGTGAGTGTGGATATCAGCGGACGCCGCAATACAGATGAGTTCGAGAATGCGTGGCTGGGTCCAATACCAGTTGTAGCCGAAAAAGTAAACCGGCTGTTTATGATACCGGCCACCATCGGCTTTCAGTATCGCCTGTTTGCCGACGACTTGCAGGACTCGTTCCGTCCGTTTGTTATGGCCGGGTTTACACCCACGCTGATCCTGCAATCTCCATACATCAGGGACGGAATTTACTATGAGTTTTTTCAGTCGTTTGGGTATGCCAGGACGTATCTGCGCTGGGGCGGTGTATTTGGAGTTGGCTCGATGTTTGGGAATATAGCCGAAGGGTCTGTAGTGGGATTTACCGCCCGCTACTACACCATACCCTTTGGAGGCGACGGATTGGAAAGTATGCGTGATTTCCCGATAACAAACTTTGGCGGTGTTTTTTTAACGCTTAGTGCCGGGTGGACATGGTAAGTAACATTCTGCGGAAACGCATCATGGTTCTGGACGGAGCCATGGGAACCATGATTCAGCCCCTTGCCCTCACCGAAGAAGACTTCCGTGGGAAGCGGTTTCAAGACCATCCTATGGTGGTAAAAGGCAATAATGACCTCCTGGCATTAACCCAGCCCCAGGCACTGCGCAATATCCATGAAGCGTATCTCAAGGCCGGCAGCGACATTATTGAAACCAACACCTTCTCGTCAACCCGTATTGCACAGGCGGACTATGGGCTGGCGGACATTGCATACGAGTTAAACGTGGAATCGGCTCGCATTGCCAGGGATCTTGCCCGGCAGTACACAGCCCTGAACCCGGATAAACCCCGGTTTGTGGCGGGTGCGATAGGGCCAACAAACAGGATGCTCTCCATATCGCCGTCGGTAACCGATCCCGGGCTTCGCTCGATAACATTTACGGAACTTAAAGATGCCTTTGCCGAGCAGGTTAGGGGACTGTTAGATGGTGGTGTTGACGTACTGCTTGTTGAAACGGTTTACGATACCTTGAACGCAAAGGCTGCGTTAAAAGCTATTGCCGAGGTATTCACGTCACGCGGGAGTTCAGTACCCGTCATGGTCTCAGGTACGATTACAGACCAAAGCGGACGAACGCTCTCCGGGCAAACCCCCGAGGCATTCTGGATAAGTATTGCCCATGCCCGTAACCTGCTGAGCGTTGGTCTGAACTGCGCCCTGGGCACTGCCATGATGCGTCCGTACATCGCTGAGCTTAGTGCCGCATCCACGGTTTATACTTCGCTGTATCCCAATGCCGGCCTGCCCAATGCCATGGGTGGATACGA
This is a stretch of genomic DNA from Ignavibacteria bacterium. It encodes these proteins:
- a CDS encoding Nif3-like dinuclear metal center hexameric protein, translating into MQVHSFLSTIESVLPLHVAVSGDPVGLQVENTRNNVLEVMVTLDVTDAVIEEAEALGVDTIVSYHPLVYSPLHRIALSDRTGRLVSKLIRADLSLICVHTAFDVYPQGTNALLCSKLGLLQMRVLRAAPQENMGIVAQTRQPVPLMDFVHTVATVCGNPVRFSAGSRDHIHTVAMVGGSGFSYYGDAVAAGADVFITADVKYHSFMAAKDQIAIIDPGHFEMEQFVPHALTSELQSLCPHIRFHTSQIITNPVQYYSP
- a CDS encoding exo-alpha-sialidase, which encodes MINTPAQMLERITGYSFTGDWYQTTPISDNEYIIAAGYARLIRWNVDDRTFTKLPEIPCMALTSFAAYGDSWYLGTWNGTLLISTNQGVSWEELYTFDTGMMGVWVFHATGQKVYGLVGDAVFIYDTQTKKVSVVLQDQPGRYTCLDVHGQVLTVAGMTGKVVQSHDDGATWEVLQSDSANRISAICRVDDTTIVFGGSATRMWTSYDNGRSMTYHTVLSSMYYNENDIPNIEHSKILSIVYTGGRLMAVGQMAKLMDLPHRYGLYVSTSQGQNWEMKTLLETPQELPVRFQIANAILPRSDGSVYVVEPAFDEDGTVRITRISINYKANTDTLFFNLNVMDPNPVPNSKNLPYIGRYLLTTDGTLYRLVIVITVLDDKSDNYSKNEYLNIIQKSTDRGVTWITTGELTTDLRINSWYIGDGNIYVYLASGGESPPYLAVSTDGGLTFTISKPVTSLLSKIVGDVHGRQTIGYSGYSNDTVGSVIQSGLLFDVQKDGTCTRIELPKLAEKLSVSEPVIYKDSLYLAVCEFDEDGRVAHAWILSSSLPVSDWKVHLIPFGFDNLQPFVRVSLWTVTDRHIYLKSGQLHVADFDAESGTVTEQNVMPEVDLTDPWNQAVQLSNFVAFDDYLFFTIGQTIKVRSRYETQWHSISRCYGPESGFYINIFQLDSVTWFVARPDALYHLHLDAPATSVSEYPQQESDVRSIVIQRDQPLQLDNATITAVLYTNTGEAVATIPVVNGVPYEVPVSQFAPGVYYLVEKTPQQPRLTKVMVTP
- a CDS encoding MBL fold metallo-hydrolase, coding for MKAVILGSGTSTGVPTVSCTCDTCLSTDPHDKRLRTSLLIRSNTTTVVIDTSSDFRQQMLTHTVLDIHGVVYTHHHYDHIGGFDDLRPYSFRSGSPVEVYGTNETLAVIRSTFPYAFGLVQPTGASTPNVHLNTITQAPFTIGDIPITPIPLLHGSMNVNGYRIGNLAYCTDTNNIPSSSMELLRGLDTLILDGLRWKKHPTHFSIPESLHIIEQLQPGQTYLTHIAHQVLHTETSARLPVGVALAYDNLELDITTA
- the lipA gene encoding lipoyl synthase encodes the protein MSNQTTETTVPAPRRPEWLKVKAPGGEDYARVKGMMRSKALHTVCEEARCPNITECWNAGTATFMIHGDTCTRSCSFCAVRTGRPLPVDLDEPRRVAEAVVAMKLQHAVVTSVNRDDLKDGGSEIWADTVRAIRALAPKTTIELLIPDFKNNLDNMHRVFRTMPDIMGHNTETVPRLYKYVRPQARYDWSLNVLAESKKAGLRTKTGIMLGLGETFDEVVRTMEDIVQIGVDVLTLGQYLQPTKNHTSVDRYVHPDEFRKYKEIGLEMGFGYVESGPLVRSSYHAERHV
- a CDS encoding Hpt domain-containing protein encodes the protein MSNPSSVPYRLPDTLPTDPVLADLLPLFTQQWLSDLHDAHSLFVTKSDPEALYRLGHTIKGSFAQFGFTHLAPLGKDIIECCKSGDWEGAQVLLKHLEDLLGELQKRL